The Gasterosteus aculeatus chromosome 8, fGasAcu3.hap1.1, whole genome shotgun sequence genome has a window encoding:
- the niban1a gene encoding protein Niban 1a isoform X2, giving the protein MVMVDKCFPDDTSAKEDFAPPLSGMPGQFPVYLRLPYRRDYYFCFRNEAKKEAFLSILSDCIRHQNHDFLKKKTCEVQAFLKAIQLYRQDKGQYEPWDMLIGSDVRVMANLVMEQLLPILQKDLLPCLKSKKAERKRVWFATVEAAYIVVQERLLEGLAALKEECQTSVRQQEVLIHSDMDQILNTRRQLEEKVRDRVSARAEKLFSESVQPYLASVLEELMEPVSCGFLEGRQLSEHAMDQVCQDVLRLADKEELRKALADMARPNLLSCYQKIASLQERLQDLQKRFGLSSISRVIYSAQIDLQQLIENAAYTFELLLHKAVQDNPNNPGPAIEKAKPRVLKQYDYDSSTVRKRISREALVYITLPFIKKTLSSCRTELQGLEQSVYAEHSNFIHIENIYESILLESLDKEVTKVVKEAASLKKYNLFTDSRDLLSQSSRSSLSSPPVSTPGTPAMELASLLKTSVEPQPPSPLVLNGPSSVLLREGQPEKSVNLMDTPLVETPPGVVGQKDAPKIVTVAEEAEPTSLTEVFHTVGEAGPPTSTASETQMVKVEASPETVIQKEETSAEPETTEMAAEPQVQRTDAPKEAEVALPEIPTVAESTKTNVEDAAAQRGAPAPSRDPTNEPQDLLTEATVSVTTPSSVKEMNCGNSEINIEAPPSGQTPELLSDIHPSMDMKLLEAEPVTASVSVGSEMAPSEVESTVDMKTAQNSEDEVPEASGKSPVSSGETRGDEPSPQAQTEATREGGGGGRDAEAGASVEPSAEAADSATCPAAETAEEESPEAKPIGCIKEIRDLVEEVIEVEELVKRYPCGVPREEEEEEEEE; this is encoded by the exons ATGGTCATGGTGGACAAGTGCTTCCCCGATGACACCA GCGCGAAGGAGGACTTTGCTCCTCCTCTGTCGGGGATGCCCGGGCAGTTCCCCGTTTACCTGCGTCTGCCCTACAGGAGAGACTACTACTTCTGCTTCAGAAACGAGGCCAAAAAAGAggccttcctctccatcctgtCGGACTGCATCAGACACCAGAACCACG ACttcctgaagaagaagacgtgTGAAGTGCAGGCCTTCCTCAAAGCCATCCAGCTCTACAGGCAGGACAAAGGCCAATACGAGCCCTGGGACATGCTGATAGGAAGCGATGTCAGG GTGATGGCCAACCTGGtgatggagcagctgctgccgaTTCTTCAGAAAGATCTGCTGCCTTGCCTTAAATCCAAgaaggcagagaggaagagagtcTGGTTTGCC ACGGTGGAGGCGGCGTACATCGTGGTCCAGGAGCGTTTGTTGGAGGGACTCGCCGCACTGAAGGAGGAATGTCAAACGTCAGTCCGGCAGCAGGAGGTGCTCATCCACTCCGACATGGACCAGATCCTCAATACCAGACGGCAGCTGGAGGAAAAAGTCCGAG ACAGAGTGTCGGCGCGAGCAGAGAAGCTGTTCTCCGAGTCCGTCCAGCCGTACCTGGCCTCCGtcctggaggagctgatggagccGGTCAGCTGCGGCTTCCTGGAGGGACGTCAGCTGAGCGAACACGCCATGGACCAGGTGTGTCAGGACGTCCTGCGGCTGGCAGACAAGGAGGAACTGAGGAAG GCTCTGGCAGACATGGCCAGACCCAACCTGCTCAGCTGCTACCAGAAGATTGCCTCCCTGCAGGAGAGACTTCAGGACCTGCAGAAGAGGTTCGGTTTATCCAGCATTTCAAGAGTGATCTACAGCGCTCAGATCGACCTGCAGCAg CTGATTGAGAATGCAGCGTACACGTTTGAGCTGCTGCTCCACAAAGCCGTCCAGGACAACCCCAACAACCCCGGCCCTGCGATTGAGAAGGCCAAACCCAGAGTGCTCAAG CAATACGACTACGACAGCAGCACGGTGAGGAAGAGGATCTCCAGGGAGGCTCTGGTCTACATCACTCTGCCCTTCATCAAGAAGACCTTGTCCTCCTGCAGAACT GAGCTGCAGGGTCTCGAGCAGTCAGTCTACGCCGAACACTCCAACTTCATTCATATTGAGAACATCTACGAGAGCATCCTCCTGGAATCTCTGGACAAGGAGGTCACCAAAG TGGTGAAGGAGGCGGCCAGCCTGAAGAAGTACAACCTGTTCACAGACAGCAGAGACCTGCTCAGTCAGTCCAGCCGCTCCAGCCTCTCCTCCCCGCCCGTCTCCACTCCGGGTACCCCGGCAATGGAGCTCGCCTCCCTCCTTAAGACGTCGGTCGAGCCACAGCCGCCGTCGCCTCTGGTGCTGAACGGCCCGTCGTCCGTCCTCCTGAGGGAAGGGCAGCCGGAGAAGAGCGTAAACTTGATGGACACGCCCCTTGTTGAGACGCCACCGGGGGTGGTTGGACAAAAAGATGCACCTAAGATTGTCACAGTTGCGGAGGAGGCAGAGCCAACATCGCTCACGGAAGTCTTCCACACTGTGGGGGAAGCAGGACCCCCAACATCCACCGCGAGCGAGACCCAGATGGTTAAAGTGGAAGCGTCTCCAGAGACGGTGATCCAAAAGGAGGAGACTTCTGCAGAGCCAGAAACAACGGAGATGGCCGCTGAGCctcaggtgcagcggacggatgCTCCGAAAGAGGCCGAAGTTGCGTTGCCGGAAATCCCCACGGTTGCAGAAAGCACGAAGACCAACGTGGAAgatgcagcagcacagagaggagCTCCTGCACCAAGTCGAGACCCTACTAATGAACCACAAGACCTTTTAACGGAGGCCACTGTTTCTGTAACTACACCCAGCAGCGTAAAAGAGATGAACTGTGGAAACTCCGAAATCAACATAGAGGCTCCCCCTAGTGGTCAAACACCCGAACTCCTATCCGACATCCATCCCAGCATGGATATGAAGCTACTGGAGGCAGAACCAGTGACCGCCTCCGTGTCGGTGGGGAGTGAGATGGCCCCGTCAGAGGTGGAGTCCACGGTGGACATGAAAACCGCTCAGAACAGCGAGGACGAGGTCCCAGAGGCCTCCGGCAAATCACCGGTCAGCTCGGGCGAAACCAGGGGCGACGAGCCGTCCCCTCAGGCCCAGACAGAAGCCACGagggagggcggcggcggcggcagagaCGCTGAGGCGGGAGCGAGCGTGGAGCCGTCAGCTGAGGCGGCAGATTCCGCAACCTGTCCGGCTGCTGAGAccgcagaggaggagagccctGAAGCCAAGCCCATTGGCTGCATCAAGGAGATCCGtgacctggtggaggaggtgatcGAGGTGGAGGAGTTGGTGAAGCGCTATCCCTGCGGCGTGccaagagaggaggaggaggaggaggaggaggagtga
- the niban1a gene encoding protein Niban 1a isoform X1 — MGNSASSLLDDANSNFIKGRAEAELSEFSPYYRKQFSLARFSKVEDDLEQHKEKITQLLKQRGAPEGGEVLYEDPVLYFDDTRKWRERYVVVRANYCLECHDGLESFVKGIPPRQNLLPTGGTVLTTEEKYMVMVDKCFPDDTSAKEDFAPPLSGMPGQFPVYLRLPYRRDYYFCFRNEAKKEAFLSILSDCIRHQNHDFLKKKTCEVQAFLKAIQLYRQDKGQYEPWDMLIGSDVRVMANLVMEQLLPILQKDLLPCLKSKKAERKRVWFATVEAAYIVVQERLLEGLAALKEECQTSVRQQEVLIHSDMDQILNTRRQLEEKVRDRVSARAEKLFSESVQPYLASVLEELMEPVSCGFLEGRQLSEHAMDQVCQDVLRLADKEELRKALADMARPNLLSCYQKIASLQERLQDLQKRFGLSSISRVIYSAQIDLQQLIENAAYTFELLLHKAVQDNPNNPGPAIEKAKPRVLKQYDYDSSTVRKRISREALVYITLPFIKKTLSSCRTELQGLEQSVYAEHSNFIHIENIYESILLESLDKEVTKVVKEAASLKKYNLFTDSRDLLSQSSRSSLSSPPVSTPGTPAMELASLLKTSVEPQPPSPLVLNGPSSVLLREGQPEKSVNLMDTPLVETPPGVVGQKDAPKIVTVAEEAEPTSLTEVFHTVGEAGPPTSTASETQMVKVEASPETVIQKEETSAEPETTEMAAEPQVQRTDAPKEAEVALPEIPTVAESTKTNVEDAAAQRGAPAPSRDPTNEPQDLLTEATVSVTTPSSVKEMNCGNSEINIEAPPSGQTPELLSDIHPSMDMKLLEAEPVTASVSVGSEMAPSEVESTVDMKTAQNSEDEVPEASGKSPVSSGETRGDEPSPQAQTEATREGGGGGRDAEAGASVEPSAEAADSATCPAAETAEEESPEAKPIGCIKEIRDLVEEVIEVEELVKRYPCGVPREEEEEEEEE, encoded by the exons GCCGGGCCGAGGCCGAGCTGAGCGAGTTCAGTCCGTACTACAGGAAGCAGTTCTCCCTGGCTCGTTTCTCCAAGGTCGAAGATGACCTGGAGCAGCACAAGGAGAAGATCACACAGCTGCTCAAACAGAGG GGGGCTCCTGAGGGGGGCGAGGTCCTGTACGAGGATCCCGTCCTTTACTTTGACGACACCAGGAAGTGGAGGGAGAGGTACGTGGTGGTGAGAGCCAACTATTGCCTGGAGTGTCACGACGGCCTGGAG AGCTTTGTCAAAGGGATTCCTCCCCGTCAGAATCTGCTGCCTACAGGGGGCACCGTCCTGACCACGGAGGAGAAGTACATGGTCATGGTGGACAAGTGCTTCCCCGATGACACCA GCGCGAAGGAGGACTTTGCTCCTCCTCTGTCGGGGATGCCCGGGCAGTTCCCCGTTTACCTGCGTCTGCCCTACAGGAGAGACTACTACTTCTGCTTCAGAAACGAGGCCAAAAAAGAggccttcctctccatcctgtCGGACTGCATCAGACACCAGAACCACG ACttcctgaagaagaagacgtgTGAAGTGCAGGCCTTCCTCAAAGCCATCCAGCTCTACAGGCAGGACAAAGGCCAATACGAGCCCTGGGACATGCTGATAGGAAGCGATGTCAGG GTGATGGCCAACCTGGtgatggagcagctgctgccgaTTCTTCAGAAAGATCTGCTGCCTTGCCTTAAATCCAAgaaggcagagaggaagagagtcTGGTTTGCC ACGGTGGAGGCGGCGTACATCGTGGTCCAGGAGCGTTTGTTGGAGGGACTCGCCGCACTGAAGGAGGAATGTCAAACGTCAGTCCGGCAGCAGGAGGTGCTCATCCACTCCGACATGGACCAGATCCTCAATACCAGACGGCAGCTGGAGGAAAAAGTCCGAG ACAGAGTGTCGGCGCGAGCAGAGAAGCTGTTCTCCGAGTCCGTCCAGCCGTACCTGGCCTCCGtcctggaggagctgatggagccGGTCAGCTGCGGCTTCCTGGAGGGACGTCAGCTGAGCGAACACGCCATGGACCAGGTGTGTCAGGACGTCCTGCGGCTGGCAGACAAGGAGGAACTGAGGAAG GCTCTGGCAGACATGGCCAGACCCAACCTGCTCAGCTGCTACCAGAAGATTGCCTCCCTGCAGGAGAGACTTCAGGACCTGCAGAAGAGGTTCGGTTTATCCAGCATTTCAAGAGTGATCTACAGCGCTCAGATCGACCTGCAGCAg CTGATTGAGAATGCAGCGTACACGTTTGAGCTGCTGCTCCACAAAGCCGTCCAGGACAACCCCAACAACCCCGGCCCTGCGATTGAGAAGGCCAAACCCAGAGTGCTCAAG CAATACGACTACGACAGCAGCACGGTGAGGAAGAGGATCTCCAGGGAGGCTCTGGTCTACATCACTCTGCCCTTCATCAAGAAGACCTTGTCCTCCTGCAGAACT GAGCTGCAGGGTCTCGAGCAGTCAGTCTACGCCGAACACTCCAACTTCATTCATATTGAGAACATCTACGAGAGCATCCTCCTGGAATCTCTGGACAAGGAGGTCACCAAAG TGGTGAAGGAGGCGGCCAGCCTGAAGAAGTACAACCTGTTCACAGACAGCAGAGACCTGCTCAGTCAGTCCAGCCGCTCCAGCCTCTCCTCCCCGCCCGTCTCCACTCCGGGTACCCCGGCAATGGAGCTCGCCTCCCTCCTTAAGACGTCGGTCGAGCCACAGCCGCCGTCGCCTCTGGTGCTGAACGGCCCGTCGTCCGTCCTCCTGAGGGAAGGGCAGCCGGAGAAGAGCGTAAACTTGATGGACACGCCCCTTGTTGAGACGCCACCGGGGGTGGTTGGACAAAAAGATGCACCTAAGATTGTCACAGTTGCGGAGGAGGCAGAGCCAACATCGCTCACGGAAGTCTTCCACACTGTGGGGGAAGCAGGACCCCCAACATCCACCGCGAGCGAGACCCAGATGGTTAAAGTGGAAGCGTCTCCAGAGACGGTGATCCAAAAGGAGGAGACTTCTGCAGAGCCAGAAACAACGGAGATGGCCGCTGAGCctcaggtgcagcggacggatgCTCCGAAAGAGGCCGAAGTTGCGTTGCCGGAAATCCCCACGGTTGCAGAAAGCACGAAGACCAACGTGGAAgatgcagcagcacagagaggagCTCCTGCACCAAGTCGAGACCCTACTAATGAACCACAAGACCTTTTAACGGAGGCCACTGTTTCTGTAACTACACCCAGCAGCGTAAAAGAGATGAACTGTGGAAACTCCGAAATCAACATAGAGGCTCCCCCTAGTGGTCAAACACCCGAACTCCTATCCGACATCCATCCCAGCATGGATATGAAGCTACTGGAGGCAGAACCAGTGACCGCCTCCGTGTCGGTGGGGAGTGAGATGGCCCCGTCAGAGGTGGAGTCCACGGTGGACATGAAAACCGCTCAGAACAGCGAGGACGAGGTCCCAGAGGCCTCCGGCAAATCACCGGTCAGCTCGGGCGAAACCAGGGGCGACGAGCCGTCCCCTCAGGCCCAGACAGAAGCCACGagggagggcggcggcggcggcagagaCGCTGAGGCGGGAGCGAGCGTGGAGCCGTCAGCTGAGGCGGCAGATTCCGCAACCTGTCCGGCTGCTGAGAccgcagaggaggagagccctGAAGCCAAGCCCATTGGCTGCATCAAGGAGATCCGtgacctggtggaggaggtgatcGAGGTGGAGGAGTTGGTGAAGCGCTATCCCTGCGGCGTGccaagagaggaggaggaggaggaggaggaggagtga